One window from the genome of Mastacembelus armatus chromosome 18, fMasArm1.2, whole genome shotgun sequence encodes:
- the LOC113138031 gene encoding RNA-binding protein 4.1-like isoform X1, giving the protein MVKIFVGNLACSTTADELRELFEKYGKVSECDIVKNYGFVHMNNMSEAEEAIRNLNQCELHGWPMNVEMSKGRPKSTTKLHVSNLGEGVTSDVLRAKFEEFGPVVECDIVKDYAFVHMERMDDAMDAISKLDNTAFKGKLMSVQLSTSRLRTAPGMGDHTGCYVCGKHGHWSKDCPVGRNGSHCDSMRGHSSWAPPYGPPGYDRGSYGMALSPATDYIGGSAYSQASYAGGLPPPPRRLSGYEFGDRYASRAAGSYADRSSVYDRDRLYSSVDYYKYRARSYGSSYFEDRRMSYLPPPPPPASSLPKLPSSISPYDRQPLPPPSSAATAAAYYAQDHSPIRRVPVSSAGYTYERTRLSPVSTSRSPYTVPRPKDHVPRYAPY; this is encoded by the exons ATGGTGAAAATTTTTGTTGGCAATCTTGCCTGCAGTACCACAGCTGATGAGCTGCGTGAACTTTTTGAGAAGTATGGCAAAGTCTCAGAATGTGACATTGTCAAAAACTATGGTTTTGTACACATGAACAACATGTCTGAAGCAGAGGAGGCCATCAGAAACCTGAACCAATGCGAGTTGCACGGCTGGCCCATGAATGTGGAAATGAGCAAAGGGAGGCCTAAGTCTACCACCAAGCTGCATGTCAGTAACCTTGGTGAAGGGGTCACCAGCGATGTTCTCCGAGCCAAGTTTGAAGAGTTTGGCCCAGTGGTGGAGTGTGACATAGTGAAAGACTATGCCTTTGTTCATATGGAACGAATGGATGATGCCATGGATGCCATCAGTAAACTGGACAACACAGCCTTTAAAG GCAAGCTGATGAGTGTACAGCTGTCCACCAGTCGGCTTCGCACTGCCCCAGGAATGGGAGATCATACTGGCTGCTATGTCTGTGGGAAACATGGTCACTGGTCGAAAGACTGTCCTGTCGGTCGGAATGGTAGCCACTGTGACAGCATGAGAGGCCACAGCAGCTGGGCCCCTCCTTACGGTCCCCCAGGTTATGACAGGGGCAGCTATGGAATGGCCTTATCTCCAGCAACTGATTACATTGGTGGCTCTGCGTATAGTCAGGCTAGTTATGCAGGTGGTTTGCCACCTCCCCCTCGAAGGCTTAGTGGCTATGAGTTTGGAGATAGGTATGCCAGCAGAGCAGCAGGCTCCTATGCTGACAGGTCATCAGTTTATGATCGTGACCGTCTCTACAGCAGTGTTGACTATTATAAGTACAGGGCTCGTTCATATGGCTCAAGTTATTTCGAAGATCGTCGCATGTCCTAtctcccccctcccccacctcctgCTTCCTCCCTTCCTAAGCTCCCCTCCAGTATCAGTCCATATGACCGTCAGCCACTGCCTCCACCTTCATCAGCTGCCACAGCTGCAGCGTACTATGCACAGGACCACAGCCCAATCAGACGAGTGCCAGTTTCTTCGGCAGGATACACCTATGAGCGAACACGGCTGTCACCGGTGTCGACTTCCAGGAGCCCCTACACGGTTCCACGACCCAAGGATCATGTGCCACGTTATGCACCTTACTAA
- the LOC113138031 gene encoding RNA-binding protein 4.1-like isoform X2 — translation MVKIFVGNLACSTTADELRELFEKYGKVSECDIVKNYGFVHMNNMSEAEEAIRNLNQCELHGWPMNVEMSKGRPKSTTKLHVSNLGEGVTSDVLRAKFEEFGPVVECDIVKDYAFVHMERMDDAMDAISKLDNTAFKGELLGKGELVIFSVCKYEFGICSVVVDLP, via the coding sequence ATGGTGAAAATTTTTGTTGGCAATCTTGCCTGCAGTACCACAGCTGATGAGCTGCGTGAACTTTTTGAGAAGTATGGCAAAGTCTCAGAATGTGACATTGTCAAAAACTATGGTTTTGTACACATGAACAACATGTCTGAAGCAGAGGAGGCCATCAGAAACCTGAACCAATGCGAGTTGCACGGCTGGCCCATGAATGTGGAAATGAGCAAAGGGAGGCCTAAGTCTACCACCAAGCTGCATGTCAGTAACCTTGGTGAAGGGGTCACCAGCGATGTTCTCCGAGCCAAGTTTGAAGAGTTTGGCCCAGTGGTGGAGTGTGACATAGTGAAAGACTATGCCTTTGTTCATATGGAACGAATGGATGATGCCATGGATGCCATCAGTAAACTGGACAACACAGCCTTTAAAGGTGAACTCTTGGGCAAGGGAGAGCTTGTTatcttttctgtctgtaaataCGAATTTGGAATCTGTTCTGTCGTCGTAGACCTCCCGTGA
- the LOC113138023 gene encoding RNA-binding protein 4.1-like, whose protein sequence is MVKIFIGNLSPDTTSDELRSLFSQYGKIAECTIVKNFGFVHMDDKTEAEEAIRNLHQYELNGQPMNVELSRGKSRGSTKLHVGNIACTNQELRAKFEEFGTVLECDIVKNYAFVHMERMEDAMEAINQLDNTAFKGKLMSVKLSTSRLRTAPGMGDRSGCYRCGQDGHWSKECPLDQNGYHRNGSEPKSDGYDASRFGGRGRNRGYHPDFSGEPDYGGGYASVHGFSRGSGHSSSMAGYRRGAGYDSAMRYGPPPGYGISAVAEHSMARMYGSDVAYRSNGSVYGAVPAYPMRRSPYEERDPYGVVDYYEKYRANSYGGSYFEERRAVPLPAPSTSSSTAIMRERLPPSSLDPYECPPLPPPPAPVSSYYARDRSPIRRVPAEADGYSYERSRLSPVPTLPRSSTYEHPRDPGTERTRYTY, encoded by the exons ATGGTGAAAATATTCATTGGAAACCTGTCACCAGACACTACATCAGACGAACTTcgctctcttttctctcagtaTGGCAAGATTGCAGAATGCACTATTGTCAAGAACTTTGGCTTTGTGCATATGGATGACAAGACGGAGGCAGAAGAAGCCATCCGCAACCTTCACCAGTATGAGCTAAATGGCCAGCCCATGAATGTAGAATTAAGCCGTGGCAAGTCAAGAGGATCAACCAAACTTCATGTTGGAAATATTGCCTGTACCAACCAGGAGCTGAGAGCCAAGTTTGAAGAGTTTGGCACTGTGTTGGAGTGTGACATAGTAAAAAACTATGCTTTTGTTCACATGGAGCGAATGGAAGATGCTATGGAGGCCATTAACCAGCTAGACAACACAGCTTTTAAAG gcAAACTGATGAGCGTGAAGCTTTCGACTAGCCGCCTGCGTACTGCGCCGGGAATGGGAGACAGATCAGGTTGTTATCGTTGCGGGCAGGATGGCCACTGGTCCAAAGAATGCCCACTAGACCAAAACGGCTACCACAGAAACGGCTCAGAGCCAAAGTCTGATGGATACGATGCCTCGAGATTTGGCGGGCGTGGTCGCAACCGGGGTTATCATCCGGACTTCAGTGGCGAACCAGATTATGGTGGTGGCTATGCTTCTGTACATGGTTTTTCCCGGGGTTCtggtcacagcagcagcatggcAGGGTACAGAAGGGGTGCAGGCTACGACAGTGCAATGAGATATGGGCCGCCCCCAGGTTATGGCATAAGCGCTGTTGCTGAACATAGCATGGCTCGGATGTATGGCAGCGATGTGGCATACAGGAGCAACGGCTCAGTCTATGGCGCGGTACCAGCCTACCCGATGCGGCGGTCGCCTTACGAGGAAAGAGATCCGTACGGGGTCGTGGACTACTACGAGAAATACAGGGCCAATTCTTACGGAGGCAGTTATTTCGAGGAACGCCGCGCTGTCCCCTTGCCTGCTCCATCAACATCCTCCTCCACAGCTATAATGAGGGAACGTCTGCCCCCCTCTAGCCTTGACCCATACGAGtgccctcccctccctccacctccagccCCAGTCTCTTCATACTATGCACGTGATCGGAGTCCGATTCGGAGAGTCCCTGCTGAGGCAGATGGATATTCATATGAGCGTTCGCGCCTTTCCCCAGTGCCCACCCTCCCAAGAAGTTCTACCTACGAACATCCGCGGGATCCCGGTACCGAGCGGACACGATATACATACTGA